CAGCTGGGACGTCATACCGCCGCCGGCGCCGGTACCGCCGGAGGGTGTCGGTCACACGGTGTATTTCCTGAACTTGGGAATGACCAGTATGAACGTTCCGCTCGAGGTCCGGGTGCTCGATCCGATGGGCTTGGCGTATCCGCTCGCCGCACACTCGGACCGACTCACCGACGGCCGGATCGGCCACGACAAGAGTTTGTTCGCCGACTGGGCGATCGCGGACCTGGACCTGGTGGACGAGCATCCGTGGTTACCGGCGTACTTCGACCGCAACTGGGTGCGGCAAGCGCAGGTGGCGCTCACCTGCCCGGAAACTCGAGATTTGCTCACGTCGTATCGGTCGCAGTTGACCTGGGATCGGTGGAAACAGAACCTCAAACGATCGTTCGAGTTTGCCGACTACCGGATCGACCGGGTGCCCAAGTACGACATCGAACGGTGCGGTTTGCAGATTCCACCGGAGACGACGCCGTAACAGCCTGGTACTTTCGTTTCGGTTGCGTAACCCAGCGTGCCGTGGCGGCGATAGATACACGATACGTGCAGCAATAGTCACGCCGGTAACACCAACCACACTGGTCGCAGGTGCATCAGAGGTAGTGGCGACTGGACTGCAAGAAACTGCGCGACGTCGGTCGCACAGCGAGGGAAAGGTCGGATGTCGATGCGAGTATCGAGGCGGATGAGTCACCGCTCTTCGTGGGTGCGGAGGGCCGTGCTTGCGATCGCAATGGCGATGCTCGCTCCGCTGGGCCTGGCGGCCGTGCACGCCGCCCCGACCGCGAATGCGGCCTTCAATCCCTCCGGCTTCGACTTCTGGGCCAACGACGCCAACGGTGTCCCGCTCAAGTCGCGCATCTTCCGCGCCGCCGACGGAAACACCGCTCGGGTCGTCTACGCGCTGGACGGCCTGCGGGCGCGCACCGACCTGAACGGGTGGGAGATCGAGACCGACATCGCGAACGCGCTGACCCGGGCGAACATCAACGTGGTCATGCCGGTCGGCGGGGAATGCAGCTTCTACTCCGACTGGGAGGCGCCCAGCGAGTTCGGGTTCGGCTCCAGCTCCGGCTCGTCGCAGAAGTTCCCGTACCGGATGGAGACTTTCATCACCCGGGATCTGCCGAATGCGCTGGCCGCTCGGCTGGGCTTCAGCCAGACCCGCAACGGCATCTTCGGGCTGTCGATGGGCGGTAGTGCCGCGCTCACCCTGGCCGCCTACCACCCGAATCAGTTCTCCTATGCCGGTTCGTTCTCCGGCTACCTGAACATCTCCGCGCCCGGCATGAAAGAGGCCATGCGGTTGGCCTTCCTGGATCAGAACGGCTACAACATCGACGCGATGTGGGGCCCGCCGTGGGATCCGAACTGGCTGCGCAACGACCCGTTCGTGTTCGCGCCACGGCTGCGGGACGAGGGCATCCGGCTCTATATCGCCTCCGGTAGCGGCATCCCGGGCATGCATGACCAGCCACGATCGTTCGTCGATCTGTACAACACCGGCAACGCGATGGGCCTGGAGGCGATCGCGCTGGCCAACACCCGCGCCTTCCAGGTGCGGCTCGCCTCGCTCGGCTACAACAACGTCACCTACGACTACCCGCCGGTGGGTACGCACAGCTGGCCGTGGTGGGCGGACAACGTCTACCGGATGCTGCCGGACCTGAGCGCGCATATCGGCTGAGTCGGGCCGAGAACGAAACCAGATTGCCGACCGGCAGCTCGTCGAGCTGCCGGTCGGTCTCTTTCGGTCGGCTCCAGACCCTGGGCGACATCGCCGGCGGGACACGATAAGGTCTCTTCGATCGAACGCGGTGTGTCGGTTTTGCCCATCGCTACAGCTCGCGGTAGCCGGTCGCGACCGGGTGCCGGATGGACGGTCGAAGGAGTGCGAGAGAAGATGCGTGGTGGCAACGCAGCCTCGGCTCGGCGAGTGCGCTGGCGCCGGCGAATACTGCGGGCGAGCGCGGTCGCGCTGGTCGCGCCCTTCGCGGCGGGGTTGGCCGGCGGCACGATCGCCGAGGCGGCGCCGCTGACGGCACCGGCGCTGCGCGCGCCGGCCGGCGGCACCGAAGATCTCGTCGTCCCGTCCGGGATGGGCCCGATCAAAGTGCAGGTCCAGTGGGCCTCGCGGGGCGGCAACGCGGCGCTCTACCTGCTCGACGGGTTGCGCGCGCGCAACGACCGCAATGCCTGGTCGTTCGAGACCGATGCGCTGCGGCAGTTCGCCGGAGACAACGTCACCCTGGTGATGCCGGTGGGTGGGCAGTCCAGCTTCTACTCGGACTGGTACGCACCGAGCAATCTGAACGGGCAGAACGTCACCTACAAGTGGGAAACGTTCCTCACCGAGGAACTGCCGGAGTTCCTGGCGGCCCGCGGAGTTTCCAAGACGAACAACGCCGTGGCCGGGCTGTCGATGGGCGGTAGCGCCGCGCTCACCCTGGCTGCGCACCACCGCGATCAGTTCAAGTCGGCGGCTGCCTACTCCGGTTACCTGAACATCTCGGCGCCCGGGATGCGCGAAGCGATCCGGGTCGCGATGCTCGACGCGGGCCGATTCAACGTGGACTCGATGTGGGGTCCGCCGTGGAGCCCCGCCTGGCTGCGCAACGACCCCTTCGTGTTCGCGCCGAAGCTGAAGGGGATGCCGCTCTACATCTCCGCGGCCAGTGGCCTGCCGGGCCGCTACGATCAGCCGAACTCGCTGGTCGGCGCGTTCAACACGGTGAACGCGATGGGCTTGGAGGCGCTGTCGCTGGTGAATACCCGGGCCTTCCAGGTCCGGATGGCCTCGCTCGGCGTTCCGGCCCATTTCGACTTCCCGGCGACGGGAACCCACTCGTGGAAGTACTGGGAAGGTGAGTTGGCCAAGTCGCGGCCGATGTTCCTGGACGCGCTCGACGCGCGTTAGTCGCTCCGCTCGGACCGCCGCTCGGCATCGTGCCGGGCGGCGGTTCGTTCGTTCGAACGCGAGTCACGCTGCGGAATCATCCCGGTAACATTCGCAACATAGATCACATTAGCTATATTTAGCCCCGCGCGGCGCAGCAAATTCCGATCTTCGTCGGTTTACAAAGGTCCCGGTACGGCACCCGGCACGACGAAAGCGAGGCTGCGATGCGAGGGGCTGCAATACGGGACGCGCCGATGCGCGGCGCGGCGATGCGACTCGTCGGCGTGTTCCTGGCCATGCTGCTTGCGCTGGGTATCGCGACCGCCACCGCGCCGGTGGCCGGGGCGGCGGACAGCGCGTCGGTGCGGCGGGTGGACTGGTTGACCGACCGCCGAGTAGCGCTGTGGATCGATTCACCGTCGATGGGCGCGACGATCCAGGTGCAGTTGTTGCTCGCTCGGGACTGGCACATCCGGCCGGAGGCGCGATTCCCGGCGTTGTACATGCTGGACGGGCTGCGTGCTCAGGACACCGAAAGCGGGTGGACGCTCGACGCCGGCGCCGAGGAGTTCTACGCGGACAAGAACGTCAACGTGGTGCTGCCGGTCGGCGGGCAGGGCAGCTTCTACTCCGACTGGCTGCAGCCGGACAACGGGCGCCGCTACATGTGGGAGACGTTTCTGACCAAGGAGCTGCCACCACTGCTGTCCGACGGGTGGCGGACGACCGATGTTCGCGGCGTGGCCGGTTTGTCGATGGGGGCCACCTCGGCGATGTTCCTGGCCGCGCGCAACGAAGGCTTCTTCAAGTACGCCGCGGCCTACTCCGGCTTTCTGTCCACCACCACCCTGGGCATGCCGGAAGCCATCGGCTTCGCGCTGCGGGATGCGGGCAACTTCGATTCGCATGCGATGTGGGGGCCGAAGACCGGACCGGAATGGCCGGCGCACGACCCGTACGTGCTGGCCGACCAGCTTCGCGGGGTGAGCCTCTACCTGTCCAGCGGCACCGGCCTCGCCGGGCAGAGCGATCAGGTCAACGGTGTCCCCGGCGTGACCACCAACTTGGCCGGCGTCGGGCTGGAGGTGCTCTCCCGGCTGACCACCGAAAATTTCGCCACCAAGCTGCAGAAGCTCGGCATTCCGGCCGAGGTGCGGTATCGGGCGGCCGGCACGCACACGTGGCCGTACTGGGATTTCGAGATGCGGCAATCCTGGCCCCAGGCCGCTGCCGCGTTGGGGGTGGACGCGGGCAAGCCGAGCTGTGGCCCGGACGGCGCGTTCGGTGCGGCACTCGCGGTGAACGCGTGGCTGGGCGACTGCGTCACCGGCACCTACGGCGTGCCGGGCGGGACCGCGCAGGACTTCCGGTTCGGGCGCTTGATCAGCGGTGCTACCGGTACCCATGCGGTTGCCGGCCGAATCGGCGGTGCCTATTACCCGGCGGCGAATGCGCTGGGTCTGCCGCTCGGCCCGGAGCAGGCCGCGCCCGACGGTCGGGGCCGGTTCCAGCTGTTCGAGCATGGTGCCGTCTACTGGACTCCGCAGACCGGCGCGCACGTCGTCGCGGGCCGGATCCGGGATACCTGGGTGCAGCAGGGTGCCGAGCGCAGTCCGCTCGGTTACCCGGTGTCGGAGCAGGCCCGGATTCCGAACAAGCCGGCCGACGTGCAGGGATTCGAGATCGGCACGATGTATTCGGTAGATGCGGCCGGCACGCACGCGGTGCTCGGCAAGATCATGGAGAAGTATGCCGGGCTCGGGTACGAGGAGAGCCCGCTCGGATTCCCCAAGTCCGAGGAGATGTCGATCAAGGATTTCGGCAAGTTCACCGAGTTCGAAGGCGGCAGCATCTACTGGAGTCCGCTGACCGGCGCTTGGTCGGTCCGGAACGGGCCGATCTTCGACGCCTGGCGCGCGGCCGGGTACGAGAACGGCCGGCTCGGCTTCCCGACCGGCGACCAGTTCGACATCGCCGGCGGCACGCAGCAGAACTTCCAGTTCGGCAATATCCAGCTGCGCGACGGGCAGGCGGCGGTGCTCGCGTTGCCGTGATCGGTGTGGCACGGGCAACAGCATCGGTCCGGTACCGGCCGAATCGGTCGGTGGTCCGTAGGCTGGTGCCGATTCATCGGTCCATCAGTGGAGGAGATCCGACCGTATGCGTTCTGCGCACCTGCCCGGACGGCAACGCCGCGGTGCTCGCCGTGCGGCCGCCGCAGTTGTTCTGTGTGTCGCGGCGAGTGGAATGCTCGCAGCTTGCGGCAACGATTCGACTGCGTCGGACACCCCGACGCTGAGTTCGGCGGCGTCCGCAC
Above is a genomic segment from Skermania piniformis containing:
- a CDS encoding alpha/beta hydrolase — protein: MSMRVSRRMSHRSSWVRRAVLAIAMAMLAPLGLAAVHAAPTANAAFNPSGFDFWANDANGVPLKSRIFRAADGNTARVVYALDGLRARTDLNGWEIETDIANALTRANINVVMPVGGECSFYSDWEAPSEFGFGSSSGSSQKFPYRMETFITRDLPNALAARLGFSQTRNGIFGLSMGGSAALTLAAYHPNQFSYAGSFSGYLNISAPGMKEAMRLAFLDQNGYNIDAMWGPPWDPNWLRNDPFVFAPRLRDEGIRLYIASGSGIPGMHDQPRSFVDLYNTGNAMGLEAIALANTRAFQVRLASLGYNNVTYDYPPVGTHSWPWWADNVYRMLPDLSAHIG
- a CDS encoding alpha/beta hydrolase, which translates into the protein MRGGNAASARRVRWRRRILRASAVALVAPFAAGLAGGTIAEAAPLTAPALRAPAGGTEDLVVPSGMGPIKVQVQWASRGGNAALYLLDGLRARNDRNAWSFETDALRQFAGDNVTLVMPVGGQSSFYSDWYAPSNLNGQNVTYKWETFLTEELPEFLAARGVSKTNNAVAGLSMGGSAALTLAAHHRDQFKSAAAYSGYLNISAPGMREAIRVAMLDAGRFNVDSMWGPPWSPAWLRNDPFVFAPKLKGMPLYISAASGLPGRYDQPNSLVGAFNTVNAMGLEALSLVNTRAFQVRMASLGVPAHFDFPATGTHSWKYWEGELAKSRPMFLDALDAR
- a CDS encoding alpha/beta hydrolase-fold protein, yielding MRGAAIRDAPMRGAAMRLVGVFLAMLLALGIATATAPVAGAADSASVRRVDWLTDRRVALWIDSPSMGATIQVQLLLARDWHIRPEARFPALYMLDGLRAQDTESGWTLDAGAEEFYADKNVNVVLPVGGQGSFYSDWLQPDNGRRYMWETFLTKELPPLLSDGWRTTDVRGVAGLSMGATSAMFLAARNEGFFKYAAAYSGFLSTTTLGMPEAIGFALRDAGNFDSHAMWGPKTGPEWPAHDPYVLADQLRGVSLYLSSGTGLAGQSDQVNGVPGVTTNLAGVGLEVLSRLTTENFATKLQKLGIPAEVRYRAAGTHTWPYWDFEMRQSWPQAAAALGVDAGKPSCGPDGAFGAALAVNAWLGDCVTGTYGVPGGTAQDFRFGRLISGATGTHAVAGRIGGAYYPAANALGLPLGPEQAAPDGRGRFQLFEHGAVYWTPQTGAHVVAGRIRDTWVQQGAERSPLGYPVSEQARIPNKPADVQGFEIGTMYSVDAAGTHAVLGKIMEKYAGLGYEESPLGFPKSEEMSIKDFGKFTEFEGGSIYWSPLTGAWSVRNGPIFDAWRAAGYENGRLGFPTGDQFDIAGGTQQNFQFGNIQLRDGQAAVLALP